In the genome of Drosophila subpulchrella strain 33 F10 #4 breed RU33 chromosome 2L, RU_Dsub_v1.1 Primary Assembly, whole genome shotgun sequence, one region contains:
- the LOC119546641 gene encoding PHD finger protein 14 isoform X1: MKRARQPKITTQALLDFDLGESSSDSEFLPDIDNCSDGSKDESDGDESSDASSESDSDSDSDAESEDSTLMLRQLLAESEPAPVENGINGGDHGAAAPAAGGVPRPPLQLSKAPAKRMCCVCLGERSDDVNEIVECDSCGVSVHEGCYGVSDNVSISSTNSTCSTEPWFCEACRAGVSEPDCELCPNKGGIYKETDVGKWVHLICALYVPGVAFGEVEQLSSVTLFEMQYSKWGAKVCSLCDNALFARSGVCIGCDAGMCKTYFHVTCAQVAGFLIEAHHEDDAADPFYAHCKVHSDKEMIKKRRRNYHTLRLNMLQRAREKEATAGDHEAPAPHPNPAQARIQRKLQKIQHKYARHKELKPTPWVPTQKMSRLLTTSASACRRLLAKAEIMSVDVQHLEQREAHINALTDIRKKWHIAPAFSVEFTAYYMDRIVRMDDFRQQQRQLISQNAILSKDQDVLRAQYDTALEERKAVKATKESLLTSIKSLHASLAQIAPNMTLPSVDLIARPLPEVPPKTSTPTPPQRPISVPTAAALKMGVGFPLGHLGPPGSKLDSSRMLSTQAKQGKHGSSSASVDAAPSVACGICKRSKDQHLLVKCDTCNLHYHLGCLNPPLTRPPKKSKQYGWQCSECCDKSDGSDAVTEISSGPRKSRNRFNKDGHWIYEDRYSLDDVPVAIAPKRAINKSLPAPAPDYIEDLTKSPKRPKLQSPHKTPTNANLTDLLPPVPAANATPTPAAAPALATPNASALNLSGCEDSIDDSCGKLSRKGKRKDKHKNKHNLSSDTEKSIGKEHKRKRKKRAHLDESSSHLDTVANSSGSTIKIIFKALRLPGEDAPESQYFYVPANAVRSVDEASRPTSVETVEDSVQGAEQALAPIVLPAASPQKIREPKEAPVPAAAPVAVTTTPSPKRKVSPRKATPRKTRVGRPRVSNTKPNVEISCCVCSQTGKTNQVVTCDECHRHYHFACLEPPLKKSPKIRGYSWHCADCDPTDEDALPKK, from the exons ATGAAGCGAGCGCGCCAGCCGAAAATTACCACGCAGGCTCTGCTGGATTTCGACCTGGGCGAGAGCTCCTCGGACAGCGAATTCCTGCCGGACATCGACAACTGCTCGGACGGATCGAAGGATGAGAGCGATGGCGACGAGAGCAGCGACGCCAGTAGTGAGTCCGATTCTGACTCGGATTCGGACGCGGAGAGCGAGGACTCGACGCTGATGCTCCGCCAATTGCTGGCCGAATCGGAACCTGCGCCCGTGGAGAACGGCATCAATGGCGGGGACCATGGAGCAGCTGCTCCTGCGGCCGGAGGAGTCCCTCGGCCCCCGTTGCAGCTGTCCAAAGCTCCGGCGAAGCGGATGTGCTGCGTCTGCCTCGGCGAACGCAGCGATGACGTCAACGAGATTGTGGAGTGCGACTCCTGCGGCGTTTCCGTCCACGAAGGATGCTACGGGGTCAGCGACAACGTGAGCATCTCCAGTACAAACTCCACCTGCTCCACGGAACCGTGGTTCTGCGAGGCCTGTCGCGCCGGAGTCTCGGAACCCGACTGCGAACTGTGCCCCAATAAGGGCGGCATCTACAAGGAGACGGACGTGGGCAAATGGGTGCACCTCATCTGTGCGCTGTATGTGCCCGGCGTGGCCTTTGGCGAGGTGGAGCAACTGTCCTCGGTGACGCTGTTCGAGATGCAGTACAGCAAGTGGGGCGCCAAGGTGTGCTCCCTCTGCGATAACGCCCTATTTGCCCGTTCGGGAGTTTGCATCGGTTGTGATGCAGGCATGTGCAAGACCTATTTCCACGTGACCTGCGCCCAGGTGGCCGGATTCCTGATTGAAGCACACCACGAGGACGATGCCGCCGATCCGTTCTACGCCCACTGCAAGGTGCACTCGGACAAGGAAATGATCAAGAAGCGGCGACGAAACTATCACACCCTGCGGCTCAACATGTTGCAGCGAGCCAGGGAAAAGGAGGCAACAGCTGGCGACCACGAGGCACCTGCTCCCCACCCGAATCCAGCGCAAGCGCGCATTCAGCGCAAGCTCCAAAAGATCCAGCACAAGTACGCGCGGCACAAGGAGCTCAAGCCCACGCCGTGGGTGCCAACGCAGAAAATGTCGCGCTTGCTCACCACTTCGGCCTCCGCCTGTCGTCGCCTGTTGGCCAAGGCGGAGATCATGTCGGTGGATGTGCAGCATCTGGAGCAGCGGGAGGCACACATCAACGCCCTTACCGACATTCGAAAGAAGTGGCACATTGCACCGGCCTTCAGTGTTGAGTTTACGGCCTACTACATGGACCGCATTGTCCGCATGGATGACTTCCGCCAACAACAACGGCAGCTTATCTCGCAAAACGCCATTTTGTCCAAGGATCAGGACGTGCTCAGGGCTCAGTATGACACGGCATTGGAGGAACGCAAGGCGGTGAAGGCCACCAAGGAATCTCTGCTAACGAGCATTAAGTCGCTGCACGCCTCTTTGGCCCAAATCGCACCAAACATGACGCTGCCTAGCGTGGATCTCATAGCACGTCCATTGCCAGAGGTGCCGCCCAAGACAAGTACGCCCACTCCACCCCAGCGACCCATTTCAGTGCCCACAGCTGCTGCCCTAAAAATGGGCGTGGGTTTTCCGTTGGGCCACCTAGGCCCACCGGGCAGTAAGCTGGACTCTTCACGAATGCTCAGTACTCAGGCCAAACAGGGCAAGCACGGCAGCTCGTCGGCTTCCGTCGATGCGGCTCCTTCGGTGGCCTGCGGTATCTGCAAACGGAGCAAGGATCAGCACTTGTTGGTCAAATGCGACACATGCAACCTGCACTACCATCTGGGCTGCCTAAATCCACCGCTCACACGTCCGCCAAAGAAATCCAAGCAGTACGGCTGGCAGTGCTCTGAGTGCTGCGATAAGTCGGATGGTTCAGATGCCGTCACGGAGATCTCCTCGGGGCCGAGAAAATCCCGCAATCGCTTCAACAAAGATGGCCATTGGATCTACGAGGATCGGTATTCGCTGGACGATGTTCCAGTGGCCATCGCTCCCAAAAGGGCGATCAACAAATCCTTGCCAGCTCCTGCTCCGGACTACATTGAGGATCTGACCAAATCGCCGAAACGTCCCAAGCTGCAATCGCCGCATAAAACACCAACTAATG CTAATCTCACGGATCTTCTTCCGCCAGTTCCTGCCGCTAATGCCACACCCACACCCGCAGCTGCTCCTGCGTTGGCAACTCCCAATGCCAGCGCCTTGAATCTATCTGGCTGCGAGGATTCCATTGACGACTCTTGCGGAAAACTATCCCGCAAGGGCAAGCGCAAGGACAAGCACAAGAACAAACACAATCTGTCGTCGGACACGGAGAAATCCATCGGCAAGGAGCACAAACGGAAGCGAAAAAAGCGGGCTCACCTCGACGAATCGTCGTCTCACCTGGACACCGTGGCCAACTCCTCCGGCAGCACCATCAAGATCATTTTCAAGGCACTGCGCCTGCCCGGCGAGGATGCGCCCGAATCGCAGTACTTCTACGTGCCGGCCAACGCAGTGCGTTCCGTGGATGAAGCCTCGCGTCCCACCTCGGTTGAAACGGTCGAGGACAGTGTCCAGGGAGCGGAGCAGGCCTTGGCCCCCATTGTACTGCCGGCAGCGTCACCGCAAAAGATACGGGAGCCCAAGGAGGCTCCTGTTCCCGCTGCCGCTCCCGTCGCCGTCACCACTACGCCGTCGCCAAAGCGAAAGGTTAGTCCTCGGAAGGCAACTCCCCGGAAGACTCGGGTGGGTCGTCCCCGAGTGTCCAACACCAAGCCGAATGTGGAGATCAGCTGCTGTGTGTGCAGCCAGACGGGAAAGACCAACCAAGTGGTGACCTGCGACGAGTGCCACCGACACTATCACTTCGCCTGCCTCGAGCCGCCGCTCAAAAAGTCGCCCAAGATTCGCGGCTACTCCTGGCACTGCGCCGACTGCGATCCCACGGACGAGGATGCACTGCCCAAGAAATAG
- the LOC119546641 gene encoding PHD finger protein 14 isoform X2 encodes MKRARQPKITTQALLDFDLGESSSDSEFLPDIDNCSDGSKDESDGDESSDASSESDSDSDSDAESEDSTLMLRQLLAESEPAPVENGINGGDHGAAAPAAGGVPRPPLQLSKAPAKRMCCVCLGERSDDVNEIVECDSCGVSVHEGCYGVSDNVSISSTNSTCSTEPWFCEACRAGVSEPDCELCPNKGGIYKETDVGKWVHLICALYVPGVAFGEVEQLSSVTLFEMQYSKWGAKVCSLCDNALFARSGVCIGCDAGMCKTYFHVTCAQVAGFLIEAHHEDDAADPFYAHCKVHSDKEMIKKRRRNYHTLRLNMLQRAREKEATAGDHEAPAPHPNPAQARIQRKLQKIQHKYARHKELKPTPWVPTQKMSRLLTTSASACRRLLAKAEIMSVDVQHLEQREAHINALTDIRKKWHIAPAFSVEFTAYYMDRIVRMDDFRQQQRQLISQNAILSKDQDVLRAQYDTALEERKAVKATKESLLTSIKSLHASLAQIAPNMTLPSVDLIARPLPEVPPKTSTPTPPQRPISVPTAAALKMGVGFPLGHLGPPGSKLDSSRMLSTQAKQGKHGSSSASVDAAPSVACGICKRSKDQHLLVKCDTCNLHYHLGCLNPPLTRPPKKSKQYGWQCSECCDKSDGSDAVTEISSGPRKSRNRFNKDGHWIYEDRYSLDDVPVAIAPKRAINKSLPAPAPDYIEDLTKSPKRPKLQSPHKTPTNVPAANATPTPAAAPALATPNASALNLSGCEDSIDDSCGKLSRKGKRKDKHKNKHNLSSDTEKSIGKEHKRKRKKRAHLDESSSHLDTVANSSGSTIKIIFKALRLPGEDAPESQYFYVPANAVRSVDEASRPTSVETVEDSVQGAEQALAPIVLPAASPQKIREPKEAPVPAAAPVAVTTTPSPKRKVSPRKATPRKTRVGRPRVSNTKPNVEISCCVCSQTGKTNQVVTCDECHRHYHFACLEPPLKKSPKIRGYSWHCADCDPTDEDALPKK; translated from the exons ATGAAGCGAGCGCGCCAGCCGAAAATTACCACGCAGGCTCTGCTGGATTTCGACCTGGGCGAGAGCTCCTCGGACAGCGAATTCCTGCCGGACATCGACAACTGCTCGGACGGATCGAAGGATGAGAGCGATGGCGACGAGAGCAGCGACGCCAGTAGTGAGTCCGATTCTGACTCGGATTCGGACGCGGAGAGCGAGGACTCGACGCTGATGCTCCGCCAATTGCTGGCCGAATCGGAACCTGCGCCCGTGGAGAACGGCATCAATGGCGGGGACCATGGAGCAGCTGCTCCTGCGGCCGGAGGAGTCCCTCGGCCCCCGTTGCAGCTGTCCAAAGCTCCGGCGAAGCGGATGTGCTGCGTCTGCCTCGGCGAACGCAGCGATGACGTCAACGAGATTGTGGAGTGCGACTCCTGCGGCGTTTCCGTCCACGAAGGATGCTACGGGGTCAGCGACAACGTGAGCATCTCCAGTACAAACTCCACCTGCTCCACGGAACCGTGGTTCTGCGAGGCCTGTCGCGCCGGAGTCTCGGAACCCGACTGCGAACTGTGCCCCAATAAGGGCGGCATCTACAAGGAGACGGACGTGGGCAAATGGGTGCACCTCATCTGTGCGCTGTATGTGCCCGGCGTGGCCTTTGGCGAGGTGGAGCAACTGTCCTCGGTGACGCTGTTCGAGATGCAGTACAGCAAGTGGGGCGCCAAGGTGTGCTCCCTCTGCGATAACGCCCTATTTGCCCGTTCGGGAGTTTGCATCGGTTGTGATGCAGGCATGTGCAAGACCTATTTCCACGTGACCTGCGCCCAGGTGGCCGGATTCCTGATTGAAGCACACCACGAGGACGATGCCGCCGATCCGTTCTACGCCCACTGCAAGGTGCACTCGGACAAGGAAATGATCAAGAAGCGGCGACGAAACTATCACACCCTGCGGCTCAACATGTTGCAGCGAGCCAGGGAAAAGGAGGCAACAGCTGGCGACCACGAGGCACCTGCTCCCCACCCGAATCCAGCGCAAGCGCGCATTCAGCGCAAGCTCCAAAAGATCCAGCACAAGTACGCGCGGCACAAGGAGCTCAAGCCCACGCCGTGGGTGCCAACGCAGAAAATGTCGCGCTTGCTCACCACTTCGGCCTCCGCCTGTCGTCGCCTGTTGGCCAAGGCGGAGATCATGTCGGTGGATGTGCAGCATCTGGAGCAGCGGGAGGCACACATCAACGCCCTTACCGACATTCGAAAGAAGTGGCACATTGCACCGGCCTTCAGTGTTGAGTTTACGGCCTACTACATGGACCGCATTGTCCGCATGGATGACTTCCGCCAACAACAACGGCAGCTTATCTCGCAAAACGCCATTTTGTCCAAGGATCAGGACGTGCTCAGGGCTCAGTATGACACGGCATTGGAGGAACGCAAGGCGGTGAAGGCCACCAAGGAATCTCTGCTAACGAGCATTAAGTCGCTGCACGCCTCTTTGGCCCAAATCGCACCAAACATGACGCTGCCTAGCGTGGATCTCATAGCACGTCCATTGCCAGAGGTGCCGCCCAAGACAAGTACGCCCACTCCACCCCAGCGACCCATTTCAGTGCCCACAGCTGCTGCCCTAAAAATGGGCGTGGGTTTTCCGTTGGGCCACCTAGGCCCACCGGGCAGTAAGCTGGACTCTTCACGAATGCTCAGTACTCAGGCCAAACAGGGCAAGCACGGCAGCTCGTCGGCTTCCGTCGATGCGGCTCCTTCGGTGGCCTGCGGTATCTGCAAACGGAGCAAGGATCAGCACTTGTTGGTCAAATGCGACACATGCAACCTGCACTACCATCTGGGCTGCCTAAATCCACCGCTCACACGTCCGCCAAAGAAATCCAAGCAGTACGGCTGGCAGTGCTCTGAGTGCTGCGATAAGTCGGATGGTTCAGATGCCGTCACGGAGATCTCCTCGGGGCCGAGAAAATCCCGCAATCGCTTCAACAAAGATGGCCATTGGATCTACGAGGATCGGTATTCGCTGGACGATGTTCCAGTGGCCATCGCTCCCAAAAGGGCGATCAACAAATCCTTGCCAGCTCCTGCTCCGGACTACATTGAGGATCTGACCAAATCGCCGAAACGTCCCAAGCTGCAATCGCCGCATAAAACACCAACTAATG TTCCTGCCGCTAATGCCACACCCACACCCGCAGCTGCTCCTGCGTTGGCAACTCCCAATGCCAGCGCCTTGAATCTATCTGGCTGCGAGGATTCCATTGACGACTCTTGCGGAAAACTATCCCGCAAGGGCAAGCGCAAGGACAAGCACAAGAACAAACACAATCTGTCGTCGGACACGGAGAAATCCATCGGCAAGGAGCACAAACGGAAGCGAAAAAAGCGGGCTCACCTCGACGAATCGTCGTCTCACCTGGACACCGTGGCCAACTCCTCCGGCAGCACCATCAAGATCATTTTCAAGGCACTGCGCCTGCCCGGCGAGGATGCGCCCGAATCGCAGTACTTCTACGTGCCGGCCAACGCAGTGCGTTCCGTGGATGAAGCCTCGCGTCCCACCTCGGTTGAAACGGTCGAGGACAGTGTCCAGGGAGCGGAGCAGGCCTTGGCCCCCATTGTACTGCCGGCAGCGTCACCGCAAAAGATACGGGAGCCCAAGGAGGCTCCTGTTCCCGCTGCCGCTCCCGTCGCCGTCACCACTACGCCGTCGCCAAAGCGAAAGGTTAGTCCTCGGAAGGCAACTCCCCGGAAGACTCGGGTGGGTCGTCCCCGAGTGTCCAACACCAAGCCGAATGTGGAGATCAGCTGCTGTGTGTGCAGCCAGACGGGAAAGACCAACCAAGTGGTGACCTGCGACGAGTGCCACCGACACTATCACTTCGCCTGCCTCGAGCCGCCGCTCAAAAAGTCGCCCAAGATTCGCGGCTACTCCTGGCACTGCGCCGACTGCGATCCCACGGACGAGGATGCACTGCCCAAGAAATAG